Proteins encoded within one genomic window of Canis lupus baileyi chromosome 36, mCanLup2.hap1, whole genome shotgun sequence:
- the IGFBP2 gene encoding insulin-like growth factor-binding protein 2 isoform X2 translates to MTVGMQPPGEKKPTLQMGSSIQRSLLAFGFQDNGDEHSEGGLVENHVDGTVNLLGGGGGAGRKPLKSGMKELAVFREKVTEQHRQMGKGGKHHLGLDEPKKLRPPPARTPCQQELDQVLERISTMHLPDERGPLEHLYSLHIPNCDKHGLYNLKQCKMSLNGQRGECWCVNPNTGKLIQGAPTIRGDPECHLFYNEQQEARGVHSQRMQ, encoded by the exons ATGACTGTGGGGATGCAGCCTCcgggagaaaaaaaacccactttacagatgggatCCTCAATTCAGAGAAGTTTGTTGGCTTTCGGATTCCAGG ACAATGGCGACGAGCACTCTGAAGGAGGTCTGGTTGAGAACCACGTGGATGGGACCGTGAACCTGTTAGGCGGCGGAGGTGGTGCTGGCAGGAAGCCCCTCAAGTCAGGCATGAAGGAGCTGGCCGTGTTCAGGGAGAAGGTCACCGAGCAGCACCGGCAGATGGGCAAGGGTGGCAAGCATCACCTGGGTCTGGACGAGCCCAAGAAGCTGCGGCCCCCACCTGCCAGG ACCCCCTGCCAGCAGGAATTGGACCAGGTCCTGGAGCGGATCTCCACCATGCACCTTCCGGATGAGCGGGGCCCTCTGGAGCACCTCTACTCCTTGCACATCCCCAACTGTGACAAGCACGGCCTGTATAACCTCAAACAG tGCAAGATGTCTCTGAACGGGCAGCGTGGGGAGTGCTGGTGCGTGAACCCCAACACTGGGAAGCTGATCCAGGGAGCCCCCACCATCCGGGGGGACCCCGAGTGTCACCTCTTCTACAACGAGCAGCAGGAGGCTCGTGGGGTACACAGCCAGCGGATGCAGTAA
- the IGFBP2 gene encoding insulin-like growth factor-binding protein 2 isoform X3 — MLLPVEGDNGDEHSEGGLVENHVDGTVNLLGGGGGAGRKPLKSGMKELAVFREKVTEQHRQMGKGGKHHLGLDEPKKLRPPPARTPCQQELDQVLERISTMHLPDERGPLEHLYSLHIPNCDKHGLYNLKQCKMSLNGQRGECWCVNPNTGKLIQGAPTIRGDPECHLFYNEQQEARGVHSQRMQ, encoded by the exons ATGCTGTTACCTGTTGAAGGAG ACAATGGCGACGAGCACTCTGAAGGAGGTCTGGTTGAGAACCACGTGGATGGGACCGTGAACCTGTTAGGCGGCGGAGGTGGTGCTGGCAGGAAGCCCCTCAAGTCAGGCATGAAGGAGCTGGCCGTGTTCAGGGAGAAGGTCACCGAGCAGCACCGGCAGATGGGCAAGGGTGGCAAGCATCACCTGGGTCTGGACGAGCCCAAGAAGCTGCGGCCCCCACCTGCCAGG ACCCCCTGCCAGCAGGAATTGGACCAGGTCCTGGAGCGGATCTCCACCATGCACCTTCCGGATGAGCGGGGCCCTCTGGAGCACCTCTACTCCTTGCACATCCCCAACTGTGACAAGCACGGCCTGTATAACCTCAAACAG tGCAAGATGTCTCTGAACGGGCAGCGTGGGGAGTGCTGGTGCGTGAACCCCAACACTGGGAAGCTGATCCAGGGAGCCCCCACCATCCGGGGGGACCCCGAGTGTCACCTCTTCTACAACGAGCAGCAGGAGGCTCGTGGGGTACACAGCCAGCGGATGCAGTAA